The Salvelinus fontinalis isolate EN_2023a chromosome 31, ASM2944872v1, whole genome shotgun sequence genome has a window encoding:
- the LOC129829509 gene encoding amphoterin-induced protein 1-like has protein sequence MLPPRKAGALPEPSPSASPSLSLRRIQVRWALYLFLSLALLWFPSGAVASTLNCHKTCICASNIVSCSKMNLTTVPTGLPLYTAVLDLSYNDVSRLRAEWTTVKLTKLHNLLLSHNGLHFLSSEAFVYVKHLRYLDLSSNNLRQLDEFIFEPLGQLEVLLLYNNRISQIDRSAFQGLHSLQKLYLSQNMISRFPLELVKDKNRLEKLSLMDISSNRIKVPPIAELQVLPAWIKNGLYFHNNPLICDCSLYSLLAHWHILRLNSALDFKDEYSCYLPGPQKIKVGVFDLNRDYMNCSTFHEADQEAWLEQTLILRCDTKHRDLSKTWVMPGDVVVTEGFNQTAKVLPDGSLQIGPVKPDDSGTYTCYAVSEVLNETLYVLLKVHNFTEKGNGENLNTAYTTLVGCVTSVVLVFIYLFLTPCRCFCCPKNNHQDSFHSSMLSHEDLANNPDPRHVAFIDPKELGQNGKVNPSDIEGDQGEMDEEGGLLGKGRRKKSVAESINLVFSDTPIVV, from the exons ATGTTGCCTCCACGCAAAGCAGGCGCCCTTCCGGAGccctccccctctgcctctccctctctcagcctgAGGAGGATCCAGGTTCGATGGGCCTTgtacctcttcctctccctggccCTCCTCTGGTTCCCGTCTGGGGCGGTAGCCTCAACCCTCAACTGCCACAAGACCTGCATCTGTGCCAGTAACATCGTGAGCTGTTCCAAGATGAACCTGACAACGGTGCCGACTGGCCTGCCTCTCTACACGGCCGTCCTGGACCTCAGCTACAACGACGTCTCCCGACTGAGGGCTGAGTGGACCACGGTGAAACTCACCAAACTCCACAACCTCCTACTCAGTCACAACGGCCTTCACTTCCTCTCCTCCGAGGCCTTCGTCTACGTCAAACACCTGCGCTACCTGGACCTGTCCTCCAACAACCTGCGACAGCTGGACGAGTTCATCTTCGAACCGCTGGGGCAGCTGgag GTGCTGTTGCTGTACAACAACCGTATATCTCAGATTGACCGCTCAGCCTTCCAGGGTCTCCACAGCCTGCAGAAACTCTACCTGTCCCAGAACATGATCTCACGCTTCCCTCTGGAACTGGTCAAAGACAAGAACCGCCTGGAGAAACTCAGTCTGATGGACATCTCCTCCAACAGGATCAAG GTCCCCCCCATCGCGGAGCTGCAGGTGCTGCCTGCCTGGATAAAGAACGGCCTCTACTTCCACAACAACCCTTTGATCTGTGACTGTAGCCTTTATAGTCTCCTGGCTCACTGGCACATCCTCCGGCTCAACTCAGCCCTGGACTTTAAAGACGAGTACAGCTGCTATCTCCCCGGGCCCCAGAAAATCAAGGTGGGGGTCTTCGACCTGAACAGAGACTATATGAACTGTAGTACGTTCCACGAGGCGGACCAGGAAGCTTGGCTGGAACAGACTCTGATCTTGCGCTGTGATACTAAACACAGGGATCTGTCTAAGACCTGGGTGATGCCTGGTGACGTAGTGGTGACGGAGGGGTTTAATCAGACAGCCAAGGTGCTTCCTGACGGCAGTCTCCAGATCGGCCCGGTGAAGCCGGACGACTCGGGGACGTATACGTGCTATGCTGTGAGCGAAGTCCTCAACGAGACGCTCTACGTGCTGCTCAAG GTGCATAACTTCACGGAGAAGGGAAACGGCGAGAACCTGAATACGGCCTACACCACCCTGGTGGGCTGCGTGACCAGTGTGGTCCTAGTGTTCATCTACCTGTTCCTGACCCCCTGCCGATGCTTCTGCTGCCCCAAGAACAACCACCAGGActccttccactcctccatgctCAGCCATGAAGACCTGGCCAACAACCCTGACCCAAGGCACGTGGCTTTCATCGACCCCAAGGAGCTTGGGCAGAACGGGAAGGTGAACCCCAGCGATATAGAGGGGGAccagggagagatggatgaagaggGAGGGTTACTGgggaagggaaggaggaagaAGTCTGTGGCTGAGTCTATTAATTTGGTCTTCTCTGACACCCCCATAGTGGTCTGA